The following proteins are co-located in the Phaenicophaeus curvirostris isolate KB17595 chromosome 12, BPBGC_Pcur_1.0, whole genome shotgun sequence genome:
- the SLTM gene encoding SAFB-like transcription modulator isoform X1, whose amino-acid sequence MAAAASAAALPPAEGKRIVDLRVIDLKSELKRRNLDITGVKTVLISRLKQAIEEEGGDPDNIEITVSADTPTKKPTKGKGKKQEADELIGDASVEDDSFVKVIKESELETQDASDQDGNEELKDCKESVEDENLNSKELPSAEKKKYHDLEPAEMTKDAEKDLEIQENEGQDIEDYTFPAVHDGEDEENEKDKAGSGDGTQEVSKPLPSEESLAEADHTAHEEMEANTSVKEAEDDNISVTIQAEDAITLDFDGDDLLETGKNVKITDSEASKPKDGQDTISQSLEKESKDYEMAENHKDGKKEDCVKGDPVKKEARESSKKAESGDKEKDTLKKGPSSTGASGQAKSSSKESKESKTTSKDDKGSASSVSGSSGSSTRNLWVSGLSSNTKAADLKNLFGKYGKVLGAKVVTNARSPGAKCYGIVTMSSSTEVTRCIAHLHRTELHGQQISVEKVKGDPSKKELKKDSDEKSGSGRSMGDKKTASSDKTSKTPSTKKEEKKSEKSEKSEKKENKEAKKTEGGKSPGQVVVLDQTKGDQGHTRTVRRGRFDKPQILRNKERIIQDKVKFREYRGRKDILPFEKMKEQRLREHMVRLERIRRAVELRRRREIAEREHRERERIRIMHEREECLQRERERLEIERQKLERERMERERLERERIRIEQERRKEAERIAREREELRRQQQQLRYEQEKRNSLKRPRDVDHRRDDPYWNDNKKMALDTDARFGHGSDYSRPQNRFNDFDHRERGRYPEGGSVPSSSFDRRERFVNQGEAKKTRPTARREEPGFERYPKNFSESRRNEPPQPRSELRDTDRREVRGDRDERRTVIIHDRPEIPHGRHPRETGSNPPRQTNWKSEGSISTDKRDGSYFYRGERPDRSGREVSGHVRGAPPGSRSSASGYGSREGERGVMGERGGGQHYNEDRHVVERHSRETGPRKEWHGPGSQGSGYHDGRRMGDGRGGGGMMSPHTSNSSPINRVVQITGNSMQRGSGSGFKPFKGGPPRRF is encoded by the exons ATGGCCGCCGCCGCCTCAGCCGCGGCACTGCCGCCCGCCGAGGGCAAGAGGATTGTCGACCTCCGCGTCATCGACCTCAAGTCCGAGCTGAAGCGGCGCAACCTCGACATCACCGGCGTGAAGACCGTGCTCATCTCCCGGCTCAAGCAG GCTATTGAAGAGGAAGGGGGCGATCCAGATAATATTGAAATAACTGTTTCGGCCGACACACCCACCAAGAAACCAACTAAAGGCAAAG GTAAAAAGCAGGAAGCTGATGAATTAATTGGTGATGCTTCGGTTGAAGATGATTCCTTTGTCAAGGTAATAAAA GAAAGTGAACTGGAGACTCAAGATGCAAGTGATCAAGATGGAAATGAAGAATTAAAGGACTGCAAGGAATCTGTTGAAGATGAGAACTTGAATTCTAAAGAGCTACcatctgcagaaaagaaaaaataccacGACTTGGAGCCAGCAGAAATGacaaaagatgcagaaaaggATTTGGAAATTCAG GAAAATGAAGGTCAAGACATAGAAGATTACACCTTTCCAGCTGTCCAT GATGgtgaagatgaagaaaatgagaaag ATAAAGCAGGTTCTGGTGATGGTACACAAGAAGTATCTAAACCTCTTCCTTCAGAAGAAAGCCTAGCTGAGGCTGATCACACGGCTCATGAAGAGATGGAAGCTAACACCTCTGTGAAAGAAGCTGAGGATGATAACATATCGGTTACAATCCAGGCTGAAGATGCCATCACTCTGGATTTTGATGGTGATGACCTCCTAGAAACAggtaaaaatgtgaaaattacaGATTCTGAAGCAAGTAAGCCAAAGGATGGGCAGGATACCATTTcacagagcctggagaaggaaagcaaggaCTATGAGATGGCTGAGAACCATAAAGATGGTAAGAAGGAAGACTGCGTGAAGGGGGATCCTGTCAAGAAGGAAGCCAGAGAAAGTTCAAAGAAAGCAGAATCTGGAGACAAAGAAAAGGATACTTTGAAGAAAGGTCCCTCGTCTACTGGGGCCTCTGGTCAAGCAAAGAG CTCTTCTAAGGAATCTAaagaaagcaagacaacatCGAAGGATGATAAAG GAAGCGCAAGCAGTGTTAGTGGTAGCAGTGGAAGCTCAACTAGAAACCTGTGGGTTAGCGGACTGTCTTCCAACACAAAAGCTGCCGACTTGAAAAATCTCTTTGGCAAATATGGAAAG GTGCTTGGTGCAAAGGTGGTCACAAATGCACGAAGCCCAGGGGCAAAATGTTACGGCATAGTAACGATGTCTTCTAGTACAGAAGTGACTAGATGCATCGCACACCTTCATCGAACGGAGCTGCATGGACAACAAATTTCTGTTGAGAAA gtgaaAGGCGATCCCTCCAAAAAGGAGTTGAAGAAGGACAGTGATGAGAAATCTGGCTCGGGTAGAAGCATGGGAGATAAGAAGACTGCTTCAAGTGATAAAACCAGCAA AACTCCATCAaccaaaaaagaagaaaagaaatctgagaaATCGGAAAAAtcggaaaaaaaagaaaataaagaagccaagaaaacagaag GTGGTAAAAGCCCAGGTCAAGTTGTAGTTTTAGACCAAACAAAAGGAGACCAAGGCCACACTAGGACAGTTAGAAGGGGGAGATTTGATAAA CCACAGATCCTGAGGAACAAAGAGCGTATTATTCAAGATAAAGTGAAGTTCAGGGAATACAGGGGTAGAAAGGATATCTTGCCTTTTGAAAAGATGAAGGAACAGAGATTGCGAGAACACATGGTTAGATTGGAAAGAATACGACGAGCTGTTGAACTCCGAAG GCGAAGAGAAATTGCTGAGAGGGAGCATCGTGAGAGAGAACGCATACGAATAATGCATGAGCGAGAAGAATGcttgcagagagaaagagagcgCTTAGAAATTGAAAGGCAAAAGCTAGAGAGGGAAAGAATGGAACGTGAGCGTTTGGAAAGAGAGCGTATTCGTATTGAACAG GAACGTCGAAAAGAGGCAGAGCGTATTGCTCGTGAAAGGGAGGAACTTCGtcgacagcagcagcagcttcgtTATGAACAGGAAAAGAGGAATTCTTTGAAACGTCCACGGGATGTAGATCACAG GAGAGACGATCCTTACTGGAATGACAATAAGAAGATGGCTCTCGATACAGATGCGCGGTTTGGTCATGGTTCAGATTACAGTCGCCCACAGAACAGGTTTAATGATTTTGATCACAGAGAACGGGGACGGTATCCAGAAGGTGGTTCTGTCCCCTCATCTTCTTTTGATAG GCGAGAACGTTTTGTAAATCAAGGTGAAGCAAAAAAGACTCGCCCAACAGCACGAAGAGAAGAGCCGGGGTTTGAGAGGTATCCTAAGAACTTCAGTGAGTCCAGAAGAAATGAACCGCCGCAACCGAGGAGCGAGCTTCGCGATACAGACAGGAGAGAAGTGCGAGGAGACAGAGATGAAAGAAGAACGGTGATAATTCATGACAGACCTGAAATACCACATGGTCGACATCCAAGAGAGACTGGTTCAAACCCCCCCCGGCAAACGAATTGGAAGAGCGAGGGGAGCATAAGCACAGACAAACGGGACGGCAG CTATTTTTACAGAGGTGAGAGGCCAGATCGATCGGGAAGAGAAGTGTCTGGACACGTGAGAGGTGCACCTCCTGGGAGCCGCAGCAGTGCTTCTGGATATGGAAGCAGAGAAGGAGAACGAGGCGTGATGGGAGAAAGAGGTGGAGGACAA CACTATAACGAAGACAGACATGTCGTTGAGCGCCACAGTCGTGAAACTGGACCAAGAAAAGAGTGGCACGGACCTGGTTCTCAAGGAAGCGGGTATCAtgacgggaggagaatgggaGACGGCCGTGGAGGAGGTGGCATGATGTCTCCGCATACAAG TAACTCCTCACCAATTAATAGAGTTGTACAGATCACAGGCAATTCCATGCAGAGGGGAAGTGGCTCAGGATTTAAGCCATTTAAAGGTGGACCTCCACGAAGATTCTAA
- the SLTM gene encoding SAFB-like transcription modulator isoform X4, whose amino-acid sequence MAAAASAAALPPAEGKRIVDLRVIDLKSELKRRNLDITGVKTVLISRLKQAIEEEGGDPDNIEITVSADTPTKKPTKGKGKKQEADELIGDASVEDDSFVKVIKESELETQDASDQDGNEELKDCKESVEDENLNSKELPSAEKKKYHDLEPAEMTKDAEKDLEIQENEGQDIEDYTFPAVHDGEDEENEKDKAGSGDGTQEVSKPLPSEESLAEADHTAHEEMEANTSVKEAEDDNISVTIQAEDAITLDFDGDDLLETGKNVKITDSEASKPKDGQDTISQSLEKESKDYEMAENHKDGKKEDCVKGDPVKKEARESSKKAESGDKEKDTLKKGPSSTGASGQAKSSSKESKESKTTSKDDKGSASSVSGSSGSSTRNLWVSGLSSNTKAADLKNLFGKYGKVKGDPSKKELKKDSDEKSGSGRSMGDKKTASSDKTSKTPSTKKEEKKSEKSEKSEKKENKEAKKTEGGKSPGQVVVLDQTKGDQGHTRTVRRGRFDKPQILRNKERIIQDKVKFREYRGRKDILPFEKMKEQRLREHMVRLERIRRAVELRRRREIAEREHRERERIRIMHEREECLQRERERLEIERQKLERERMERERLERERIRIEQERRKEAERIAREREELRRQQQQLRYEQEKRNSLKRPRDVDHRRDDPYWNDNKKMALDTDARFGHGSDYSRPQNRFNDFDHRERGRYPEGGSVPSSSFDRRERFVNQGEAKKTRPTARREEPGFERYPKNFSESRRNEPPQPRSELRDTDRREVRGDRDERRTVIIHDRPEIPHGRHPRETGSNPPRQTNWKSEGSISTDKRDGSYFYRGERPDRSGREVSGHVRGAPPGSRSSASGYGSREGERGVMGERGGGQHYNEDRHVVERHSRETGPRKEWHGPGSQGSGYHDGRRMGDGRGGGGMMSPHTSNSSPINRVVQITGNSMQRGSGSGFKPFKGGPPRRF is encoded by the exons ATGGCCGCCGCCGCCTCAGCCGCGGCACTGCCGCCCGCCGAGGGCAAGAGGATTGTCGACCTCCGCGTCATCGACCTCAAGTCCGAGCTGAAGCGGCGCAACCTCGACATCACCGGCGTGAAGACCGTGCTCATCTCCCGGCTCAAGCAG GCTATTGAAGAGGAAGGGGGCGATCCAGATAATATTGAAATAACTGTTTCGGCCGACACACCCACCAAGAAACCAACTAAAGGCAAAG GTAAAAAGCAGGAAGCTGATGAATTAATTGGTGATGCTTCGGTTGAAGATGATTCCTTTGTCAAGGTAATAAAA GAAAGTGAACTGGAGACTCAAGATGCAAGTGATCAAGATGGAAATGAAGAATTAAAGGACTGCAAGGAATCTGTTGAAGATGAGAACTTGAATTCTAAAGAGCTACcatctgcagaaaagaaaaaataccacGACTTGGAGCCAGCAGAAATGacaaaagatgcagaaaaggATTTGGAAATTCAG GAAAATGAAGGTCAAGACATAGAAGATTACACCTTTCCAGCTGTCCAT GATGgtgaagatgaagaaaatgagaaag ATAAAGCAGGTTCTGGTGATGGTACACAAGAAGTATCTAAACCTCTTCCTTCAGAAGAAAGCCTAGCTGAGGCTGATCACACGGCTCATGAAGAGATGGAAGCTAACACCTCTGTGAAAGAAGCTGAGGATGATAACATATCGGTTACAATCCAGGCTGAAGATGCCATCACTCTGGATTTTGATGGTGATGACCTCCTAGAAACAggtaaaaatgtgaaaattacaGATTCTGAAGCAAGTAAGCCAAAGGATGGGCAGGATACCATTTcacagagcctggagaaggaaagcaaggaCTATGAGATGGCTGAGAACCATAAAGATGGTAAGAAGGAAGACTGCGTGAAGGGGGATCCTGTCAAGAAGGAAGCCAGAGAAAGTTCAAAGAAAGCAGAATCTGGAGACAAAGAAAAGGATACTTTGAAGAAAGGTCCCTCGTCTACTGGGGCCTCTGGTCAAGCAAAGAG CTCTTCTAAGGAATCTAaagaaagcaagacaacatCGAAGGATGATAAAG GAAGCGCAAGCAGTGTTAGTGGTAGCAGTGGAAGCTCAACTAGAAACCTGTGGGTTAGCGGACTGTCTTCCAACACAAAAGCTGCCGACTTGAAAAATCTCTTTGGCAAATATGGAAAG gtgaaAGGCGATCCCTCCAAAAAGGAGTTGAAGAAGGACAGTGATGAGAAATCTGGCTCGGGTAGAAGCATGGGAGATAAGAAGACTGCTTCAAGTGATAAAACCAGCAA AACTCCATCAaccaaaaaagaagaaaagaaatctgagaaATCGGAAAAAtcggaaaaaaaagaaaataaagaagccaagaaaacagaag GTGGTAAAAGCCCAGGTCAAGTTGTAGTTTTAGACCAAACAAAAGGAGACCAAGGCCACACTAGGACAGTTAGAAGGGGGAGATTTGATAAA CCACAGATCCTGAGGAACAAAGAGCGTATTATTCAAGATAAAGTGAAGTTCAGGGAATACAGGGGTAGAAAGGATATCTTGCCTTTTGAAAAGATGAAGGAACAGAGATTGCGAGAACACATGGTTAGATTGGAAAGAATACGACGAGCTGTTGAACTCCGAAG GCGAAGAGAAATTGCTGAGAGGGAGCATCGTGAGAGAGAACGCATACGAATAATGCATGAGCGAGAAGAATGcttgcagagagaaagagagcgCTTAGAAATTGAAAGGCAAAAGCTAGAGAGGGAAAGAATGGAACGTGAGCGTTTGGAAAGAGAGCGTATTCGTATTGAACAG GAACGTCGAAAAGAGGCAGAGCGTATTGCTCGTGAAAGGGAGGAACTTCGtcgacagcagcagcagcttcgtTATGAACAGGAAAAGAGGAATTCTTTGAAACGTCCACGGGATGTAGATCACAG GAGAGACGATCCTTACTGGAATGACAATAAGAAGATGGCTCTCGATACAGATGCGCGGTTTGGTCATGGTTCAGATTACAGTCGCCCACAGAACAGGTTTAATGATTTTGATCACAGAGAACGGGGACGGTATCCAGAAGGTGGTTCTGTCCCCTCATCTTCTTTTGATAG GCGAGAACGTTTTGTAAATCAAGGTGAAGCAAAAAAGACTCGCCCAACAGCACGAAGAGAAGAGCCGGGGTTTGAGAGGTATCCTAAGAACTTCAGTGAGTCCAGAAGAAATGAACCGCCGCAACCGAGGAGCGAGCTTCGCGATACAGACAGGAGAGAAGTGCGAGGAGACAGAGATGAAAGAAGAACGGTGATAATTCATGACAGACCTGAAATACCACATGGTCGACATCCAAGAGAGACTGGTTCAAACCCCCCCCGGCAAACGAATTGGAAGAGCGAGGGGAGCATAAGCACAGACAAACGGGACGGCAG CTATTTTTACAGAGGTGAGAGGCCAGATCGATCGGGAAGAGAAGTGTCTGGACACGTGAGAGGTGCACCTCCTGGGAGCCGCAGCAGTGCTTCTGGATATGGAAGCAGAGAAGGAGAACGAGGCGTGATGGGAGAAAGAGGTGGAGGACAA CACTATAACGAAGACAGACATGTCGTTGAGCGCCACAGTCGTGAAACTGGACCAAGAAAAGAGTGGCACGGACCTGGTTCTCAAGGAAGCGGGTATCAtgacgggaggagaatgggaGACGGCCGTGGAGGAGGTGGCATGATGTCTCCGCATACAAG TAACTCCTCACCAATTAATAGAGTTGTACAGATCACAGGCAATTCCATGCAGAGGGGAAGTGGCTCAGGATTTAAGCCATTTAAAGGTGGACCTCCACGAAGATTCTAA
- the SLTM gene encoding SAFB-like transcription modulator isoform X2, with protein MAAAASAAALPPAEGKRIVDLRVIDLKSELKRRNLDITGVKTVLISRLKQAIEEEGGDPDNIEITVSADTPTKKPTKGKGKKQEADELIGDASVEDDSFVKESELETQDASDQDGNEELKDCKESVEDENLNSKELPSAEKKKYHDLEPAEMTKDAEKDLEIQENEGQDIEDYTFPAVHDGEDEENEKDKAGSGDGTQEVSKPLPSEESLAEADHTAHEEMEANTSVKEAEDDNISVTIQAEDAITLDFDGDDLLETGKNVKITDSEASKPKDGQDTISQSLEKESKDYEMAENHKDGKKEDCVKGDPVKKEARESSKKAESGDKEKDTLKKGPSSTGASGQAKSSSKESKESKTTSKDDKGSASSVSGSSGSSTRNLWVSGLSSNTKAADLKNLFGKYGKVLGAKVVTNARSPGAKCYGIVTMSSSTEVTRCIAHLHRTELHGQQISVEKVKGDPSKKELKKDSDEKSGSGRSMGDKKTASSDKTSKTPSTKKEEKKSEKSEKSEKKENKEAKKTEGGKSPGQVVVLDQTKGDQGHTRTVRRGRFDKPQILRNKERIIQDKVKFREYRGRKDILPFEKMKEQRLREHMVRLERIRRAVELRRRREIAEREHRERERIRIMHEREECLQRERERLEIERQKLERERMERERLERERIRIEQERRKEAERIAREREELRRQQQQLRYEQEKRNSLKRPRDVDHRRDDPYWNDNKKMALDTDARFGHGSDYSRPQNRFNDFDHRERGRYPEGGSVPSSSFDRRERFVNQGEAKKTRPTARREEPGFERYPKNFSESRRNEPPQPRSELRDTDRREVRGDRDERRTVIIHDRPEIPHGRHPRETGSNPPRQTNWKSEGSISTDKRDGSYFYRGERPDRSGREVSGHVRGAPPGSRSSASGYGSREGERGVMGERGGGQHYNEDRHVVERHSRETGPRKEWHGPGSQGSGYHDGRRMGDGRGGGGMMSPHTSNSSPINRVVQITGNSMQRGSGSGFKPFKGGPPRRF; from the exons ATGGCCGCCGCCGCCTCAGCCGCGGCACTGCCGCCCGCCGAGGGCAAGAGGATTGTCGACCTCCGCGTCATCGACCTCAAGTCCGAGCTGAAGCGGCGCAACCTCGACATCACCGGCGTGAAGACCGTGCTCATCTCCCGGCTCAAGCAG GCTATTGAAGAGGAAGGGGGCGATCCAGATAATATTGAAATAACTGTTTCGGCCGACACACCCACCAAGAAACCAACTAAAGGCAAAG GTAAAAAGCAGGAAGCTGATGAATTAATTGGTGATGCTTCGGTTGAAGATGATTCCTTTGTCAAG GAAAGTGAACTGGAGACTCAAGATGCAAGTGATCAAGATGGAAATGAAGAATTAAAGGACTGCAAGGAATCTGTTGAAGATGAGAACTTGAATTCTAAAGAGCTACcatctgcagaaaagaaaaaataccacGACTTGGAGCCAGCAGAAATGacaaaagatgcagaaaaggATTTGGAAATTCAG GAAAATGAAGGTCAAGACATAGAAGATTACACCTTTCCAGCTGTCCAT GATGgtgaagatgaagaaaatgagaaag ATAAAGCAGGTTCTGGTGATGGTACACAAGAAGTATCTAAACCTCTTCCTTCAGAAGAAAGCCTAGCTGAGGCTGATCACACGGCTCATGAAGAGATGGAAGCTAACACCTCTGTGAAAGAAGCTGAGGATGATAACATATCGGTTACAATCCAGGCTGAAGATGCCATCACTCTGGATTTTGATGGTGATGACCTCCTAGAAACAggtaaaaatgtgaaaattacaGATTCTGAAGCAAGTAAGCCAAAGGATGGGCAGGATACCATTTcacagagcctggagaaggaaagcaaggaCTATGAGATGGCTGAGAACCATAAAGATGGTAAGAAGGAAGACTGCGTGAAGGGGGATCCTGTCAAGAAGGAAGCCAGAGAAAGTTCAAAGAAAGCAGAATCTGGAGACAAAGAAAAGGATACTTTGAAGAAAGGTCCCTCGTCTACTGGGGCCTCTGGTCAAGCAAAGAG CTCTTCTAAGGAATCTAaagaaagcaagacaacatCGAAGGATGATAAAG GAAGCGCAAGCAGTGTTAGTGGTAGCAGTGGAAGCTCAACTAGAAACCTGTGGGTTAGCGGACTGTCTTCCAACACAAAAGCTGCCGACTTGAAAAATCTCTTTGGCAAATATGGAAAG GTGCTTGGTGCAAAGGTGGTCACAAATGCACGAAGCCCAGGGGCAAAATGTTACGGCATAGTAACGATGTCTTCTAGTACAGAAGTGACTAGATGCATCGCACACCTTCATCGAACGGAGCTGCATGGACAACAAATTTCTGTTGAGAAA gtgaaAGGCGATCCCTCCAAAAAGGAGTTGAAGAAGGACAGTGATGAGAAATCTGGCTCGGGTAGAAGCATGGGAGATAAGAAGACTGCTTCAAGTGATAAAACCAGCAA AACTCCATCAaccaaaaaagaagaaaagaaatctgagaaATCGGAAAAAtcggaaaaaaaagaaaataaagaagccaagaaaacagaag GTGGTAAAAGCCCAGGTCAAGTTGTAGTTTTAGACCAAACAAAAGGAGACCAAGGCCACACTAGGACAGTTAGAAGGGGGAGATTTGATAAA CCACAGATCCTGAGGAACAAAGAGCGTATTATTCAAGATAAAGTGAAGTTCAGGGAATACAGGGGTAGAAAGGATATCTTGCCTTTTGAAAAGATGAAGGAACAGAGATTGCGAGAACACATGGTTAGATTGGAAAGAATACGACGAGCTGTTGAACTCCGAAG GCGAAGAGAAATTGCTGAGAGGGAGCATCGTGAGAGAGAACGCATACGAATAATGCATGAGCGAGAAGAATGcttgcagagagaaagagagcgCTTAGAAATTGAAAGGCAAAAGCTAGAGAGGGAAAGAATGGAACGTGAGCGTTTGGAAAGAGAGCGTATTCGTATTGAACAG GAACGTCGAAAAGAGGCAGAGCGTATTGCTCGTGAAAGGGAGGAACTTCGtcgacagcagcagcagcttcgtTATGAACAGGAAAAGAGGAATTCTTTGAAACGTCCACGGGATGTAGATCACAG GAGAGACGATCCTTACTGGAATGACAATAAGAAGATGGCTCTCGATACAGATGCGCGGTTTGGTCATGGTTCAGATTACAGTCGCCCACAGAACAGGTTTAATGATTTTGATCACAGAGAACGGGGACGGTATCCAGAAGGTGGTTCTGTCCCCTCATCTTCTTTTGATAG GCGAGAACGTTTTGTAAATCAAGGTGAAGCAAAAAAGACTCGCCCAACAGCACGAAGAGAAGAGCCGGGGTTTGAGAGGTATCCTAAGAACTTCAGTGAGTCCAGAAGAAATGAACCGCCGCAACCGAGGAGCGAGCTTCGCGATACAGACAGGAGAGAAGTGCGAGGAGACAGAGATGAAAGAAGAACGGTGATAATTCATGACAGACCTGAAATACCACATGGTCGACATCCAAGAGAGACTGGTTCAAACCCCCCCCGGCAAACGAATTGGAAGAGCGAGGGGAGCATAAGCACAGACAAACGGGACGGCAG CTATTTTTACAGAGGTGAGAGGCCAGATCGATCGGGAAGAGAAGTGTCTGGACACGTGAGAGGTGCACCTCCTGGGAGCCGCAGCAGTGCTTCTGGATATGGAAGCAGAGAAGGAGAACGAGGCGTGATGGGAGAAAGAGGTGGAGGACAA CACTATAACGAAGACAGACATGTCGTTGAGCGCCACAGTCGTGAAACTGGACCAAGAAAAGAGTGGCACGGACCTGGTTCTCAAGGAAGCGGGTATCAtgacgggaggagaatgggaGACGGCCGTGGAGGAGGTGGCATGATGTCTCCGCATACAAG TAACTCCTCACCAATTAATAGAGTTGTACAGATCACAGGCAATTCCATGCAGAGGGGAAGTGGCTCAGGATTTAAGCCATTTAAAGGTGGACCTCCACGAAGATTCTAA